The region TTACAATCGAAGAAAATTCAAACCTGAACCCAAACCCAATTAAAATGGATTTTCTTTGTCAACTTCGAGGTGGTTCAAGTGGGTACCTGCCGATGTGGGTTATGTTCTCATACCTACTACAAATAAGATATGGCCTAATATCGTGTTTATATAAATGAGAATTATCTTTTATCTTATATGTCAATTTTGAAGTGTTTAAATGTGATGATTGTTATTCGCACCTTAAAAGTGTTCACCCGCTATAGTGAAAAATCAATAATGTTTCTAAAGTCCTGAACTTAATTTTCAGACACGCCAAAAATGCAACCAATTATGTGTTATTCAAGTTTCGTCTAGTACGAAAGttaacttttgaatttttttaatataCATAGTTTGTTTGATTATGCCTACTATGTCTCATGAGTTTGACTTCTTTTATTATGATATGGTTTTTCTAATTTAATTAAAGATAAAATGCCAGTCAACAAAGAAGATTGAAACATGGTAGAATGGTCAACATTCTTCCGTTCGGAAGGAAAAAAGCCAGACCTTCGCGTCTAGCCATTGGTGTCACTTCACTTGATGAGAAACATCATCTTCTCGAGTTCACGTGTCTCCGACATCGTCTTCCAGAAAACATGTGTCCTTTGTTGTTGCCTCAAAAGATCCAAAAATCCAACCTACGGAAATTGTTGTTGTCGTTTCTGATATTTTCCCAAAGGTCCCTTAGACACCTCTCTATTTTAACAATTATGAATACTCTCTATAAATGtctaaaatataatttttttaaaatatgtCAAATTCACAACAAACTTATTGCCCAGGAGGAAAACTTATTGTTCTGAAGGTTAGTCCATAACATAACATCTGGGTTCTCCATTGAGTTATGAAATAAACATATTATCATGAATTCAAAATATGTTCAGAGGTTAGTCCAAAAGTTAATTTGCGAACTCACCCTTCCATCAATCTTTCGGTAAAATAAAAGTAACTCACTTACAAAATATTTTGGTGTGTATTATGAATGTCTGGAAGTTAACTTTCAGACCGTGCCAAAAATATTTTCGAATTTCATAAGTGTGTCTCTTCACCACTAAGAGTGTGAAGGGTAACTCCTAACTCGATCAATCTAATTTTTTAGGAAACTACTTTTCCCACCCTTATGATGTGGGTCGCACttttgaaaatccaaaaatgCCTTCAAGTTTTTTTCGGGATGCATATCCGAAGGCACCAAAGTCCATTTTTGTAAAAATTTAGTCTGGAGATGCATCTACGAAATTTTTTGGGGTGAATTCGCATATGCATCTCCCAAAAGACTCCTTAAGCCATTTAAACAACTTTTTCATTAAGATGGTTTATCATTTAACCATTCAGTAATATTTTTGAAGATACATCTTTGAAAATCTCAAGTAGAAGATTGAATATATGACACCTTGCATGAACATCTCTTTCACACTCCATACCTCCTCCATAACCAAAAACCCTTAAAAAGTTTCATTTCCAATCATCTTTTCGACTCCAAATCATCATTTTTGTATTTTATCACATTAAAGGGAAAAAACGAAGCTCTAAATCATCATTCATTTCATACGTCATTGCTTGCATTAATCTTGTACTTGAGTTAAAAAAAAGAATGTTACCTCTAGTGCATATCTGAATTCACCTGCTATCTATTTCGCAGATTCATCTCCGAAGTTTCCTGTTACTGTGAATTTTTTTAACcgtttttctgttttgatttgtATTAGATATGGTGCACCCGAATATGTTTCTCAAAGATGCTGTAAGTAATGATGTAAAACCGGATGAAATGAACGATGATGTTAAACTGGATGAGGTGGAAAATGATGTTAAATCGGGTGCTAGACTGGTTGATGTCAAGTTAGATGTTGGTTAACATATTAGAAATGAACAACTATTTACTACTCGTAAACATATTCTTGAATGGCCCGAATTAAGGCCAGTAAATTGGAGTTTAACATTGTAATCGGAAGGTCCGACAATGGTTCTAATAGAAGGCAATCATTTGTAACCATGAGATGTGAGAGAAGTGACACGTATGTTCCACCGATTCGGAAGTTGAAACGTGATGATACAAGATCAAGAAAATGTGAGTGTCTATTTAAATTACATGGATACCGTAAGGTGGATGATACATGGAAATTTAATGTGATTTCTGGTTTACATAATCATGCCTTGCAAAACGAGCTAGTCGGTTATCCCATTGTATGTTGCCTTAAACCAGAGGAGAAAAAAATTGTTTCAGACATGTCTTTAATTAGGGTGGTGCCAAAAAATATATTTGCAAATTTGAAACAGAAAAAACCTGAAAGTGTTTCAAATATCAAGCAGGTATGCAATGCGTGTTATCAAAACAACATGGAGATAACATGTCCAAGATCCTAAATGCAACAACTTTTAAAGCTTTTGAATGATAACCACTATGTTTCTAGGTACATAGTTTGTGAGGATAAAGTCAATGTTCGTGACATATTTTGGACTCATCCCGAAAGTATCAAGTTGTTTAACATATTTCCCAATATCCTCATAATTGATTCAATATATAAGACCAACAAGTATAGGTTCCTGCTTCTGGAATCCGAAAAATAGGTCAATGCTACATGGACCTTAAAAATGTGCAAGACTTTATTGAAGGGCTAAGAAAATATAATGAATGTAATTTTCATTGATAGAGACATTACATTGATGAATTCAGTTCCAAAGGTGTTTCCTACATCCTACGCATTACTTTGTCGATATCACATAACAAAAATTATGAGAAGTCGGCTCAAACCGGTAGTAGGCACCAAACAAATCAAGATTGAAGACGGAAAAATGGTCAAATCTAGTGTGGAATTGGAAAAGATAATTGATACATGGAAAGGTATATTAAATTCATCCACAAAAGACTTGTATGCCGCATCTGTAACGCATTTTAGGAGTGTGTGTATCTGATATCCAGATTTCTTGAAATACATTAAGAGTACTTGATTGGGTAAATAACAAGTGTATTATTTTGccgatgtagtaataataggGGAATTTCCTAAGTATCAATTGTAAGACcctaaatttgaccctaagatccctcatgctatctcatcatatgcattagcattgggattataccttggcctcctccttacccctctttcgttgggtttgctttgggagagatcaccaagaaccatgtgattgtatcatacttgtattttatcatttttactaaccaaaataccaaaaatatgtctttgcatttgcctaactcttttgtaggtaggacatgatcaccttgatctatcaagttcacatatagggtttaagaccctcattgctagGAGCACAACAAAAGAATGTTCCACAAAGGTTCTAGGCATCATATAGGAGTCCTCATGATCTCTACATGctattttgatcaagcattcttcaagagtttggagttgatttgtcttggaaaccctagttcacctgggtatcttgagtaacttcttcaacaagctcattcaccaattgatcaaatttctaaagggacactttaaaattcatcatcttatacatatatgatctaccatgatcctaaAAAGTAGAGAATTACAAGTTATCAAGTTGGTTcgtggtggttggccagatgaattcatctgatcaaaactgggtccccctagattctatctcctacaatttgcatcatatggaactgattccaagataaacgttactctaaatgacattccaaacaactttcatgttgaggtctagatcgaattttgcttggaaagtcattttctatgttgaaacataataggtcattttatctaaaccctaatttgaaagtcaatttcccaaggccataacttgctcaatttttataagttgaaatatttccaagttgaacaatcaaattcaagatgtctacttcaacttttatgtttgaagtgagagctaaatcaacttttatgagcatgtgatatgaggatacattataggtcattttggaccaataccattgaacaagtgattttcctcaacttcaaaaatgaataactcactcattctaaatccaaatgatgccaaattggtgacaattttgatGGTATTgtaaatagatacaactttgatgaagacaattttctcatttggagctcacctaaaaagttaagcaaggtggaataattgaatatgtgacttgacacttagaaaatattttaacatgtcgaaatttccaaacttccacctcaaaatgcatCATGATAAAAGTTCCAAATGTAAAAATGTTCAACGTAAGAtttgttcctattgatctaagctttccaaagagtgctaattcattcattttggactaaTTTTGATAGGTCTACGCATGGTTTAAATAGACCTGTATCAGTTTGCAAAATCAAAGCCTCAAATGTTCAAacaactttgccttgccattcaagcttcatgcagacctcatttcagttgattatggacctaaatggattgcttcatgggcctgcacatgcccatgcaagcatgtgcattgcattaccaaatttggagaatttttcaagtgtgcaaataacacttgtcatggctataaatagaggtccccTGCATCAATTCAAAGGACCCTTGCGCACCAGCTTTGCCCCCAATCTTCCCaaccctctcaattcaaaggaaaacctgagaaatttctttggaaatttgagtttgaatctcactatttgtatattcaaaaactccaggattCAAAGCTTTGCATTAttcttaagccacttccacaagctccataagcaatatcaagcacgaattgaagcaagagagatccatttctgcacaacattgaaggtaattttccagatttttcttctcttcgattctctcttaatactcatcgattctcttggatccttgattgcctgaagtcctaccaatgtaggcaagaagattgattttctttgaggtcaaatcgaagcaactcagttgacacacctcaaaattcaactcgacgtatctctctatatatttggagttagttaaaattgaggtgatattcgtgatctacgccattttttctttaagatcatatcctcttttttcatttatgatgtggtgatgattgaaccagtccggccagggtcatcggagaagatgaccggcctttggctccggcgatgcgttggaagcgttcagagccattagatgagtttgCAATGTTTTAATCAGGAGCGTACATTGTGATTATCAGGCGTGTGGATATTTGACTCAAGCGCATCATGGAATGTGCGCGCTTCaccatttgatctgccacctcaattaatgaggcagatcaagtggtccatgtttttttgattatctgattttattttttattcctttgattttcattaattcatattaattttaatattgatccaaaaaatatgagagtttcaccaaaaaaatttaaataaaatcctctttcattttctgaattaaaattattttttggatcattattaatatttttcatgatttaattgattttgtgaatatttttaattgtttaaaaatacttttaagtctccaaaatttctgaaattttttctccaaggtcctttgaccttgtttgacctatgataaatctcatggacatttctttggtgttttgatgaggttttaggaaattaaccaaccatatttaatttaatgcattatttttaatatttttgattgtttaaatgccaaattaattgcGTAGAGgcattttaattgactttgtgagtttaacttgtgttgatgggccttggtcaaggttgatttgactttgttaggttaagatcattggatttaggggattgatggaatgtacattccatctcccaaaatgaatgaatgatcttaacttggtaaaattcatcctttgtccaatttgattttgatctatttcccctccctttcatctcattcccattcttcatgcattcatgtcatagacctatgatatctcaatatcctaaggctagttgattgtaaaatcaacataagtatggatgagattaggcccccaCTTTGCATactcttt is a window of Lathyrus oleraceus cultivar Zhongwan6 chromosome 6, CAAS_Psat_ZW6_1.0, whole genome shotgun sequence DNA encoding:
- the LOC127094994 gene encoding uncharacterized protein LOC127094994, which encodes MARIKASKLEFNIVIGRSDNGSNRRQSFVTMRCERSDTYVPPIRKLKRDDTRSRKCECLFKLHGYRKVDDTWKFNVISGLHNHALQNELVGYPIVCCLKPEEKKIVSDMSLIRVVPKNIFANLKQKKPESVSNIKQVHSL